The following are encoded together in the Bacillus cereus group sp. RP43 genome:
- a CDS encoding PadR family transcriptional regulator produces MHSQMLKGVLEGCILYIISQEEVYGYELSTKLNQYGFTFVSEGSIYPLLLRMQKEKLIEGTLKTSNLGPKRKYYHLTKKGLEQLEVFKESWDMVSTTVNRLLGGEKQNETR; encoded by the coding sequence ATGCATAGCCAAATGCTAAAAGGTGTATTAGAAGGCTGTATTTTATATATCATCTCACAAGAAGAAGTATACGGTTATGAGCTAAGTACCAAATTGAATCAATATGGCTTTACGTTTGTAAGTGAGGGCAGTATTTATCCACTTTTATTGCGTATGCAAAAAGAAAAGTTAATCGAAGGAACTTTGAAAACCTCTAATCTAGGACCTAAACGTAAGTATTATCATTTAACAAAGAAGGGATTAGAACAATTAGAGGTATTTAAGGAAAGTTGGGATATGGTATCAACAACTGTAAATCGGTTATTAGGAGGGGAAAAACAAAATGAAACCAGATGA
- a CDS encoding spore germination protein, translating into MGKFLKWLKYRENPKSCSIRNDTPVPQKNIEESLLEASLSKNIAELQNVFRQSPDLVIRRFQTTDSGLEAALVYLSGLTDKELIQNHVLRPLMNSDFDTNTELPITLGQIKNINTWSQIENAILGGDSVLLVQDQTTAHQLDTKGWPQRSIEDAHNEISLKGGHQGFVETGAQNIAMIRRYIPHRELVIKEITIGMRSKTQISILYLKDVASEDVLKELETRIQSITVDAVTSTGELIEFIEDSPYSPFPQFMLTERPDLAVSHILQGRFVTVVDHSPSVLIAPTNFISFFQGVDDYGTRWLVASFIRILRFIAFMVALFLPASYVAFISFNFEVIPVELYLSIAESRTRVPFVPVMEALLMEITLETMREGALRLPTPIGQTVGIVGGIIIGQAAVQAGIVSNIMIIVVAVTAISSFIIPNYDMGSAVRLLRFPMMILAALFGIVGLVIGWMTLLGHLITLESLGTPYGTPLAPFRFGDMKDTFVRFPLWAIRKRSNGTGAIQSIRQGKSHNKR; encoded by the coding sequence ATGGGAAAATTTCTGAAATGGTTAAAATATAGAGAAAATCCTAAATCATGTTCCATACGAAACGATACTCCTGTTCCCCAAAAAAATATTGAGGAATCTCTCTTAGAAGCTAGTTTATCGAAAAATATAGCTGAGCTTCAGAATGTGTTTCGTCAATCACCTGATCTAGTGATTCGGCGGTTTCAAACAACAGACTCTGGATTAGAAGCCGCTTTAGTATATTTGTCTGGATTAACAGATAAAGAATTGATTCAAAATCATGTTCTACGTCCTTTGATGAATAGTGATTTTGATACCAATACAGAACTTCCAATTACATTGGGACAAATTAAAAATATTAATACGTGGAGTCAGATTGAAAATGCTATTTTGGGAGGAGATAGCGTTTTATTAGTTCAGGATCAAACAACTGCTCATCAATTGGATACGAAAGGATGGCCGCAAAGAAGTATTGAAGATGCTCATAACGAAATATCTCTAAAAGGTGGGCATCAAGGGTTTGTAGAAACTGGAGCTCAAAATATTGCAATGATTCGAAGGTATATTCCTCATCGTGAATTAGTGATAAAAGAAATAACGATTGGTATGCGAAGCAAAACACAGATTTCTATTTTATATTTGAAAGATGTAGCTTCTGAGGATGTGCTGAAGGAATTAGAAACACGGATTCAAAGCATAACGGTTGATGCTGTTACTAGTACTGGTGAACTTATTGAATTCATTGAAGATAGCCCGTATTCACCATTTCCACAATTTATGTTAACAGAAAGGCCTGATTTAGCCGTATCGCATATTCTACAGGGAAGATTTGTGACCGTAGTGGATCATTCGCCAAGTGTTTTAATTGCTCCAACAAATTTTATCTCCTTTTTTCAAGGGGTGGATGATTACGGTACAAGATGGCTAGTTGCTTCGTTTATTCGCATACTTCGTTTTATCGCTTTTATGGTTGCTTTATTTTTGCCTGCGAGTTATGTTGCGTTTATTTCTTTTAATTTTGAAGTGATTCCTGTAGAACTTTATTTATCTATTGCAGAGTCAAGGACACGCGTACCTTTTGTGCCAGTAATGGAAGCGTTACTTATGGAAATAACTTTGGAAACGATGAGAGAAGGGGCCTTACGCTTGCCTACCCCGATTGGTCAGACAGTTGGAATTGTAGGAGGTATTATTATTGGACAAGCAGCTGTTCAGGCGGGAATTGTAAGTAACATTATGATTATTGTCGTTGCCGTTACAGCCATATCATCTTTTATTATCCCTAACTATGATATGGGATCCGCAGTTAGACTTTTACGATTTCCAATGATGATCTTAGCTGCATTATTTGGAATTGTAGGATTGGTAATCGGATGGATGACATTACTTGGGCATCTTATCACTCTTGAATCGCTAGGAACCCCTTATGGAACACCGTTAGCACCGTTTCGTTTTGGGGATATGAAAGATACTTTTGTGCGCTTTCCTTTATGGGCGATAAGAAAGCGATCGAACGGTACAGGTGCGATTCAATCTATTCGACAAGGAAAGAGTCATAATAAAAGGTGA
- a CDS encoding DUF6442 family protein — translation MQKEEILRKYKKMGRDERKELIELDSSSYGLMAVLVLVLFFSSWKLMHGIKSYELISIFSGYIASTSFYKFKKLKAQKFLIASILAIMSTIASAIAFFLEG, via the coding sequence ATGCAAAAAGAGGAGATATTAAGAAAATACAAAAAAATGGGGAGAGATGAACGTAAAGAACTTATAGAATTAGATTCATCTAGTTACGGTTTAATGGCTGTGCTTGTTTTAGTCCTATTTTTTAGTTCTTGGAAATTGATGCATGGTATTAAAAGTTACGAATTAATTTCAATTTTTTCTGGTTATATAGCTAGTACAAGCTTTTATAAGTTTAAAAAATTGAAAGCACAAAAATTTCTTATTGCAAGCATTTTAGCAATAATGAGTACAATTGCAAGTGCCATAGCTTTCTTTCTGGAGGGATGA
- a CDS encoding helix-turn-helix transcriptional regulator, translated as MKDELVLQNRLKVARAEKKISQGELAEMVGVSRQTISSIETGQFCPTAKLALVLCIALDKKFEELFYF; from the coding sequence TTGAAAGATGAATTAGTACTGCAAAATCGTTTGAAAGTAGCAAGAGCTGAGAAAAAAATATCACAGGGAGAATTAGCTGAAATGGTAGGAGTATCTAGGCAAACAATTAGTTCTATTGAAACAGGACAATTTTGTCCAACTGCAAAGTTAGCATTAGTACTTTGTATAGCACTAGATAAAAAATTTGAAGAATTATTTTATTTTTGA
- a CDS encoding endospore germination permease, with protein sequence MKKYAYNDITLMQYIFLINGMQVATGVLSLPRVLAEKAGTDGWIAILIGWLVSTISGVFIVKTAAKYPDDTIYEILIRFFGNIVGKALVVAYMMYFAFYSCIVLVNAMLYLKGWLLPKTPDYLVIFLFTIPTLLVARKGPRIIGRYSELNFYMMIWIPLFFLIPLKESGSWMPFFPVLKEGWKSVFTAVPTTIFAYLGFDIAFFLYPFLQKKQYAVHGMVIANTLTMLFYLFATIVCFAYFSPDSITQFNQPVLNLLKVIEFRFLERFDMILLAVYLTIVSTSWIPALYCSVFCSSQLLGKQDHSSHVVVLLLLIIGFIFWTRPSWNEAEIWQQVFSNAGVVLSYMLPIILLMYGWLYEKLHRGRTH encoded by the coding sequence ATGAAAAAATATGCCTATAATGACATCACTCTTATGCAGTATATCTTTTTAATTAATGGAATGCAGGTCGCCACTGGTGTTCTATCTCTTCCGCGTGTTCTTGCAGAAAAAGCTGGAACAGATGGTTGGATAGCTATATTGATTGGTTGGCTAGTCTCTACAATATCAGGTGTTTTTATAGTAAAAACAGCTGCAAAATACCCCGATGACACAATTTATGAAATTCTTATACGATTCTTTGGAAATATAGTAGGGAAAGCATTAGTTGTTGCTTATATGATGTACTTCGCTTTTTATTCTTGCATCGTTTTAGTGAACGCTATGCTTTATCTTAAGGGATGGCTTCTTCCGAAAACACCAGATTATCTTGTTATCTTTTTGTTTACGATTCCTACCTTACTTGTTGCACGTAAAGGCCCTCGTATTATAGGACGGTATTCCGAACTTAATTTTTATATGATGATTTGGATACCATTATTCTTTTTAATACCTCTAAAAGAGAGCGGAAGTTGGATGCCCTTCTTTCCGGTTTTAAAAGAAGGGTGGAAATCTGTATTCACGGCTGTACCGACCACTATTTTTGCATATTTAGGGTTTGATATTGCTTTCTTTTTATATCCATTTTTACAAAAAAAGCAGTATGCAGTTCATGGAATGGTTATTGCAAACACTTTAACGATGTTATTCTATTTATTTGCTACTATTGTTTGCTTCGCTTATTTTAGTCCAGATAGTATTACTCAATTTAATCAACCAGTACTAAATTTACTTAAAGTAATTGAATTTCGTTTTTTAGAACGCTTTGACATGATTTTATTGGCTGTATACTTAACAATTGTTTCCACATCTTGGATTCCTGCCCTATACTGCTCAGTATTTTGTTCGAGTCAATTACTTGGGAAACAAGATCACAGTTCTCATGTAGTTGTTCTCTTATTGCTTATTATCGGTTTCATATTTTGGACTCGTCCAAGTTGGAATGAAGCTGAAATTTGGCAACAAGTATTTTCGAATGCGGGGGTAGTATTATCCTATATGTTGCCTATCATTTTATTGATGTATGGCTGGTTATATGAGAAGCTGCATCGGGGGAGAACGCATTGA
- a CDS encoding IS4 family transposase codes for MSVSVSDELQLFAQEIQSFLSPNTLRDLARDVGFVQRTSKYQAKDLVALCVWVNQNVAMTSLTQLSSCLEASTAVLISPEGLNQRFNKNAVQLLHHLLAELLSKKLAASMPISSPYTSVFKRIRILDSTAFQLPDVFSTVYPGAGGCSHTAGIKIQLEYDLLSGQFLHIHTGPGKQHDRTYGSLCAPTVKANDLCIRDLGYFHLKDLQYIQDKKAYYISRIKSNTRIYQKNPTPDYFQDGRIKKGTEYIQIDMEVLMNSLQPGQTCEISDAYVGMTDKVPTRVIVHRLTKEQQQKRLQDQAVREKKKGMKYSPRSKRLSGINVYMTNTPTDIVPMGQVHDWYSLRWQIEILFKTWKSFFQIHHCKKIKPERLECHLYGQLIAILLCSSIMFQMRQLLLMKKKRELSEYKAIYMIKDYFLLLFQTIQKNAQELSKVLLRLFNLLQQNGRKSHRYEKKTVFDILGVVYNCTMSDNQAA; via the coding sequence ATGTCTGTTTCTGTGTCTGACGAATTACAACTATTTGCTCAAGAGATTCAAAGTTTTTTATCTCCAAATACCTTACGAGATCTTGCTAGAGATGTTGGTTTTGTACAACGAACCAGTAAGTATCAAGCAAAAGATTTAGTAGCTTTATGTGTATGGGTGAACCAAAATGTAGCTATGACTTCTTTAACTCAGTTATCTAGCTGTTTAGAAGCATCAACAGCGGTGCTCATCAGTCCTGAGGGACTGAATCAACGATTTAATAAGAATGCCGTCCAACTTTTACACCACCTACTAGCCGAACTACTAAGCAAAAAATTGGCCGCATCTATGCCGATTTCTTCTCCATACACTTCTGTTTTCAAACGTATTCGTATTTTAGATTCAACTGCATTTCAACTCCCGGATGTATTTTCAACGGTTTATCCAGGTGCAGGAGGCTGCAGCCATACAGCTGGGATAAAAATTCAACTTGAGTATGATTTGTTAAGTGGACAGTTCCTTCATATTCATACAGGTCCAGGTAAACAACATGATCGCACTTACGGCTCTCTGTGTGCCCCAACTGTGAAAGCGAATGATTTATGTATCCGAGATTTAGGTTATTTTCACTTGAAAGATCTTCAATATATACAAGATAAAAAGGCTTACTATATCTCTCGTATTAAATCAAATACACGTATTTATCAAAAAAATCCCACCCCTGATTATTTTCAAGATGGAAGAATTAAGAAAGGTACAGAGTATATACAGATAGATATGGAGGTCTTAATGAACTCTCTTCAACCAGGACAAACATGTGAAATATCCGACGCTTATGTAGGAATGACTGATAAAGTCCCAACTCGTGTAATTGTTCATCGGTTAACAAAAGAACAACAACAAAAACGATTACAAGATCAAGCTGTAAGAGAAAAAAAGAAAGGAATGAAGTATTCTCCGCGTAGCAAACGACTCAGTGGCATCAATGTATATATGACAAACACCCCTACAGATATTGTCCCGATGGGACAGGTACATGACTGGTATTCTTTGCGTTGGCAAATCGAAATTTTATTTAAAACGTGGAAGTCATTCTTTCAAATTCATCATTGTAAAAAGATAAAACCAGAACGATTAGAGTGCCATTTATATGGTCAATTGATTGCCATTCTACTCTGTTCTTCTATCATGTTTCAAATGCGCCAATTGCTCCTCATGAAGAAAAAAAGAGAGCTTAGTGAGTATAAAGCCATATATATGATTAAAGACTATTTTCTTCTTTTATTCCAAACTATACAAAAAAACGCCCAAGAGCTATCAAAGGTGTTACTTCGCTTGTTCAATCTCCTACAGCAAAACGGGCGGAAATCTCATCGATATGAGAAAAAAACGGTCTTTGATATACTAGGTGTCGTTTACAATTGTACCATGTCTGATAATCAAGCCGCTTAA